In a single window of the Branchiostoma floridae strain S238N-H82 chromosome 2, Bfl_VNyyK, whole genome shotgun sequence genome:
- the LOC118409255 gene encoding 3'-5' RNA helicase YTHDC2-like isoform X5, whose amino-acid sequence MASRGSGRPPPRPRSRNSPPVGQQGMGERMHQGGGNRSGMSRPGSASPQPQGGEGGKRGGRPPPLHKREICIDEEVKIAVRIAVEKFRYNESQKEYEFPSSLTSVERAFIHRYCQSLGIKTKSRGKGSNRYLTIFKKDSRTMGLGTATFSLCRSARHHTHTLLQRFPITGRERQELMPRTERGIGEGHSRDGNRASGLNGRLNNGIQQVPPPRSQSEYDNFRRTLPVAVLQEVIVKTVNENQVVLIAGETGSGKTTQVPQFILDDAQRSNRPCRIICTQPRRISALTVAERVASERGEKIGQTVGYQIRLESRVSPRTLLTFCTNGVLLRTLMGGDSALTTITHVIVDEIHERDRFSDFLLIKLREMLGYFKGLKVVLMSATLNTELFQQYFGSCPIINVSGNLFDVTEFFLEDVLRSTNYSNQKMQKYKKERGQLEQQQSSLDQWYQQSGTPAPGVVSPKEQLTQHLAEKDLDTAQQEDYEVSDLQDIPQERDVSEMEPWLIQEMDKCIMTAWLNNDADAYVQLFHLIMSENVSVDYRHSETCSTTLMIAAGRGNMAAVEQLLALGANINLRAPNGLTALDWARKFGQTDTVEVLEAYIASSEITVSDDTLLVSESSQLSTEDRELLKAYHQSFDDEHVDLDLILCLLFNICSSQEEGAILVFLPGYEEIVTLRDAIMWDDKRFSDTSRYQVYTLHSAMQSGDQKRVFQQAPAGVRKIILSTNIAETSVTINDVVFVIDSGKVKEKSFDALTSVSMLKSVWVSKASAQQRKGRAGRCRPGVCFHLFSRVRYESLQEYQDPELLRTPLQELCLQTKLLSAPNTPIAEFLAKAPEPPAFLVLRNAVQLLKTVDALDMWEDLTELGHHMVDLPIEPRLAKMVLYSVVLKCLDPVLTIACALAYRDPFILPNQPSQKRAAVYCRKKFSAGAYSDHMALLRAFQGWQKAKSDGWERSFCEKNFLCQATMEMIFGMRTQLLGQLRASGFVRARGGGDIRDLNTNSENWAVIKAALCAGSYPNMVRVDRENLWLTTQMEKSVRFHNTSVLGQAANPKVTVALSHAQSVTKLPTDWLVYEEISRAHRYAYVRCCTLMSPVTVAIFAGPSRLPLDALTDPNAPDNRPGGDDQFENYSDSGGEEGENNKRATTKLDDWISFKLDSEAAHLLLQLRFKWHSLFLRRMRAPAKPWSQVDEGVIRAVIGVLSSEEQALGLQQPSGIGQRPRPMSTESYGSQRGSRKNSTESNESVPVGEENKGDRFYPRTSPANREKRILKRDYRSPREFDNRSDRSSVKSASANSSQASSRTSSCTTSPCPSPNHTRGGERTPPSSASSRSGGRNTPPQRVRTPPFVSPKGGRTPQQSPNVRSDKSSPGAGVSDPNRYFILKCNNQRNLDIAMNQSIWATTPSNEKKLNKAFKDCQNVYLVFSVQGSGHFQGYARMASSISKDKVPEFSSASLGGAFQIEWIKRMSIPFQAAHHLLNPWNENKKVQISRDGQEIEPQVGEQLLKAWDRPVTILNRSPGSSRPSSRPSSGPPSKTSSPQGSPKGQRSQEQRFAGSQKSKDSVTGKSNQLPVPPVHWQTEASAESAIEGSQTEPPSTAGEAANLVLAIPQTSTSSSSSSSPQEEASLPSPSQAVVEPAQQEPPAPAVVEPSEGMPGVGCDVPPAGGEAAHPRGASPPLAVTPPPAFDPTLPMGSATPTMPDPSLPQD is encoded by the exons ATGGCGAGCCGGGGGTCAGGCCGACCGCCTCCGAGACCCAGATCTCGAAACTCTCCTCCTGTGGGTCAGCAGGGGATGGGGGAGAGGATGCACCAGGGAGGAGGGAACAG ATCTGGTATGTCTCGTCCTGGAAGCGCCTCTCCTCAGCCTCAGGGTGGGGAAGGTGGGAAGAGAGGGGGGCGACCGCCACCTCTGCACAAGAGAGAAATCTGCATTGACGAGGAGGTAAAGATTGCTGTCAGGATTGCTGTGGAGAAGTTCAGATATAACGAGAGTCAGAAAG AGTATGAATTTCCATCAAGTTTGACGTCAGTAGAGAGAGCCTTCATCCACAGATACTGTCAGAGCCTGGGAATCAAGACAAAGAGTAGAGG AAAGGGCAGCAACCGCTACCTGACAATCTTCAAGAAGGACAGCCGGACGATGGGGCTGGGTACAGCCACCTTCAGCCTGTGCCGCAGTGCCAGGCACCACACGCACACCCTCCTACAGAGGTTCCCTATCACTGGCAGGGAGAGACAAGAGCTCATGCCCAGGACTGAGAGGGGGATAGGAGAAG GACACAGTAGAGATGGGAACAGAGCTTCAGGGTTGAACGGTCGCCTGAACAACGGTATCCAGCAGGTGCCCCCTCCCCGGTCACAGTCGGAGTACGACAACTTTCGCAGGACCCTGCCTGTGGCTGTCCTCCAGGAAGTCATTGTCAAGACTGTCAATGAGAACCAGGTGGTGCTGATTGCTGGGGAAACTGGGTCAGGGAAGACTACTCAG GTCCCCCAGTTTATCTTAGATGATGCCCAACGTAGCAATCGGCCATGTCGGATCATCTGCACCCAGCCACGCAGAATCTCTGCCCTGACAGTGGCAGAGAGGGTGGCAAGTGAGAGGGGAGAGAAGATTGGACAAACTGTGGGCTACCAGATCAGACTGGAAAGCAG GGTGTCTCCGAGAACCTTGCTGACATTCTGTACCAATGGTGTGTTGCTGAGAACTCTGATGGGAGGGGACAGTGCACTGACTACCATCAcacatgtcattgtg GATGAGATCCATGAGCGAGACAGGTTTAGTGACTTCCTGCTGATCAAGCTGCGTGAGATGCTGGGCTACTTCAAGGGCCTGAAGGTTGTCCTCATGAGTGCAACCCTCAACACTGAACTGTTCCAGCAGTACTTCGGAAGCTGTCCAATCATCAATG TTTCAGGAAACCTGTTTGATGTGACAGAATTTTTCTTGGAAGATGTTTTAAGAAG CACCAACTACTCCAACCAGAAAATGCAGAAGTACAAGAAAGAGAGGGGACAAT TGGAACAACAGCAGTCCTCATTAGACCAGTGGTACCAACAGAGCGGCACCCCTGCCCCAGGAGTGGTTAGTCCCAAAGAACAGCTGACCCAGCACCTGGCTGAGAAGGACTTGGACACAGCACAGCAGGAGGACTATGAGGTCAGCGACCTACAGGACATCCCCCAG GAGAGGGATGTGAGTGAGATGGAACCCTGGCTGATACAGGAGATGGATAAGTGCATCATGACTGCCTGGCTAAAT AACGATGCCGATGCCTATGTGCAGTTGTTCCATCTCATCATGAGTGAGAATGTCAGCG tTGACTATCGGCACAGCGAGACCTGCTCCACCACCCTGATGATTGCCGCTGGTCGAGGCAACATGGCAGCAGTGGAACAGCTGTTAGCACTGGGAGCCAACATCAACCTCAGAGCACCCAACGGATT GACTGCACTTGACTGGGCAAGAAAGTTTGGCCAGACAGATACTGTGGAGGTGCTAGAAGCTTACAT AGCATCCAGTGAGATCACAGTGAGTGATGACACCCTGCTGGTGAGTGAGAGCAGCCAGTTGAGTACAGAAGACAGGGAACTGCTGAAGGCATACCACCAGAGCTTTGATGATGAACATGTGGACCTGGACCTCATCCTGTGTCTTCTCTTTAACATCTGTAGCAGCCAGGAGGAAG GAGCCATCCTGGTGTTCTTACCTGGCTATGAGGAGATAGTGACCCTGCGAGATGCCATCATGTGGGACGACAAGAGGTTCTCCGATACCAGCAG GTACCAGGTGTACACTCTACACTCTGCCATGCAGTCAGGGGACCAGAAAAGGGTTTTCCAGCAGGCTCCTGCAGGAGTCAGGAAAATT aTCCTGTCAACCAACATTGCTGAAACCAGTGTGACCATCAATGATGTGGTGTTTGTAATAGACTCAGGAAAAGTGAAAGAG AAATCCTTTGATGCTCTGACATCAGTGTCTATGCTGAAAAGCGTGTGGGTGTCTAAAGCCAGTGCCCAGCAGAGGAAGGGCAg GGCAGGGCGGTGTCGGCCAGGTGTGTGTTTCCACCTGTTCAGCAGAGTGAGGTACGAGAGCCTACAGGAGTACCAGGACCCTGAGCTGCTCAGGACTCCGCTACAG GAACTTTGTCTGCAGACCAAGCTCCTGTCTGCACCCAACACCCCCATTGCAGAGTTCCTTGCCAAGGCGCCTGAACCACCTGCTTTCCTGGTGCTGAGAAATGCTGTTCAGTTGCTGAAG ACGGTAGATGCCCTGGACATGTGGGAGGACCTGACAGAGCTGGGGCACCACATGGTGGACCTGCCCATTGAGCCCAGACTGGCCAAGATGGTGCTGTACTCTGTGGTGCTCAAATGTCTGGATCCTGTCCTCACTATCGCCTGTGCTTTGGCATACAGGGATCCCT TTATCCTGCCCAACCAGCCATCCCAGAAGCGTGCAGCTGTGTACTGTAGGAAGAAGTTCTCTGCCGGTGCTTACAGCGATCACATGGCCCTCCTGAGAGCATTTCAG GGCTGGCAGAAGGCCAAGAGTGATGGCTGGGAGCGCAGCTTCTGTGAGAAGAACTTCCTCTGCCAGGCCACCATGGAGATGATCTTCGGCATGAG GACTCAGCTGTTGGGCCAGCTGCGGGCCTCTGGGTTTGTACGCGCACGAGGAGGGGGGGACATCAGGGACCTGAACACCAACTCTGAGAACTGGGCAGTCATTAAG GCTGCCCTGTGTGCTGGGAGCTATCCCAACATGGTCAGAGTGGACAGGGAAAACCTCTGGCTGACTACACA GATGGAGAAGAGTGTTCGTTTCCACAACACATCTGTTCTCGGACAAGCGGCAAACCCAAAGGTCACAGTAGCGCTGTCCCATGCCCAGAGCGTCACCAAGCTGCCTACTGATTGGCTAGTGTATGAGGAGATCTCAAG AGCACACCGCTATGCCTATGTGCGATGCTGCACATTGATGAGTCCAGTGACAGTCGCCATATTTGCCGGCCCATCTCGTCTCCCACTGGACGCTCTGACAGACCCCAACGCCCCTGACAACAGACCTGGGG GTGACGACCAGTTTGAGAACTACAGTGACAGTGGAGGGGAGGAGGGGGAGAACAACAAGCGCGCCACTACCAAGTTAGACGACTGGATTTCATTCAAACTAGATTCAGAG GCGGCACACCTGCTGCTACAGCTGCGGTTTAAGTGGCATTCTCTCTTCCTGCGCCGTATGAGAGCACCTGCCAAGCCATGGTCACAGGTAGACGAG GGTGTTATCCGAGCTGTGATTGGTGTGCTGTCCAGCGAAGAGCAGGCCCTGGGTCTCCAACAGCCTTCTGGGATAGGGCAGAGGCCACGCCCAATGT CCACAGAGTCCTATGGATCCCAGCGAGGCAGCAGAAAGAACTCTACTGAG TCTAATGAGTCTGTGCCAGTGGGAGAGGAGAACAAGGGTGACAG GTTCTACCCACGAACCAGTCCGGCCAACAGGGAGAAGAGAATCCTGAAGAGGGATTACA GGTCTCCACGAGAGTTTGACAACCGTTCAGATCGCTCGTCGGTGAAGTCTGCGTCAGCCAACAGCAGCCAGGCCTCCAGTCGCACCAGTAGCTGTACCACCAGCCCCTGCCCCTCCCCCAACCACACCAGGGGCGGGGAGAGGACCCCACCCTCCTCTGCCTCCAGTAGGAGTGGGGGGAGAAATACACCCCCACAGCGGGTCAGGACACCCCCCTTTGTGAGCCCCAAGGGTGGGAGGACTCCACAACAGTCTCCAAATGTCAG aaGTGACAAGTCCTCGCCAGGAGCTGGTGTCTCAGATCCCAACCGTTACTTCATCCTGAAGTGTAACAACCAACGGAACCTGGACATCGCCATGAACCAGAGTATCTGGGCAACCACACCCAGCAATGAGAAGAAACTCAACAAGGCTTTTAAA GATTGCCAGAATGTCTACCTGGTGTTTTCGGTTCAAGGTAGTGGGCACTTTCAAG GGTATGCTCGCATGGCTTCCTCTATCAGTAAGGACAAGGTTCCAGAGTTCAGCTCAGCTTCTCTTGGAGGAGCCTTCCAGATAGAGTGGATTAAAAG AATGAGCATCCCGTTCCAAGCTGCCCACCACCTCCTGAACCCATGGAATGAGAACAAGAAGGTCCAGATCAGCCGGGACGGACAG GAGATTGAGCCCCAGGTGGGtgagcagctgctgaaggcctGGGATCGTCCGGTCACCATCCTCAACAGGAGCCCAGGCAGCAGTCGCCCCTCCTCACGACCTTCCTCTGGACCTCCCTCCAAAACATCCTCCCCGCAGGGCTCAcctaaaggtcagaggtcacaggaGCAGAGGTTTGCTGGCAGTCAGAAGTCGAAGGACAGTGTAACAGGGAAGAGTAACCAGCTGCCGGTTCCCCCGGTACACTGGCAGACAGAAGCTTCTGCAGAGTCTGCCATTGAGGGCAGTCAAACAGAGCCTCCATCCACTGCAGGAGAAGCTGCAAACTTAGTGCTAGCCATACCGCAGACTTCTACCTCCAGCTCCAGCAGCTCCAGCCCTCAGGAGGAGGCCAGCCTGCCCTCCCCTTCACAAGCAGTGGTAGAACCTGCACAACAGGAGCCTCCAGCCCCCGCTGTAGTGGAACCATCCGAGGGGATGCCGGGAGTCGGGTGTGACGTTCCCCCCGCTGGGGGCGAGGCAGCCCACCCCAGGGGTGCTTCACCCCCACTAGCTGTTACCCCACCACCTGCTTTTGACCCCACCTTACCCATGGGAAGCGCCACACCTACCATGCCCGACCCCTCACTCCCACAGGACTAA
- the LOC118409255 gene encoding 3'-5' RNA helicase YTHDC2-like isoform X2, with product MASRGSGRPPPRPRSRNSPPVGQQGMGERMHQGGGNRSGMSRPGSASPQPQGGEGGKRGGRPPPLHKREICIDEEVKIAVRIAVEKFRYNESQKEYEFPSSLTSVERAFIHRYCQSLGIKTKSRGKGSNRYLTIFKKDSRTMGLGTATFSLCRSARHHTHTLLQRFPITGRERQELMPRTERGIGEGHSRDGNRASGLNGRLNNGIQQVPPPRSQSEYDNFRRTLPVAVLQEVIVKTVNENQVVLIAGETGSGKTTQVPQFILDDAQRSNRPCRIICTQPRRISALTVAERVASERGEKIGQTVGYQIRLESRVSPRTLLTFCTNGVLLRTLMGGDSALTTITHVIVDEIHERDRFSDFLLIKLREMLGYFKGLKVVLMSATLNTELFQQYFGSCPIINVSGNLFDVTEFFLEDVLRSTNYSNQKMQKYKKERGQLEQQQSSLDQWYQQSGTPAPGVVSPKEQLTQHLAEKDLDTAQQEDYEVSDLQDIPQERDVSEMEPWLIQEMDKCIMTAWLNNDADAYVQLFHLIMSENVSVDYRHSETCSTTLMIAAGRGNMAAVEQLLALGANINLRAPNGLTALDWARKFGQTDTVEVLEAYIASSEITVSDDTLLVSESSQLSTEDRELLKAYHQSFDDEHVDLDLILCLLFNICSSQEEGAILVFLPGYEEIVTLRDAIMWDDKRFSDTSRYQVYTLHSAMQSGDQKRVFQQAPAGVRKIILSTNIAETSVTINDVVFVIDSGKVKEKSFDALTSVSMLKSVWVSKASAQQRKGRAGRCRPGVCFHLFSRVRYESLQEYQDPELLRTPLQELCLQTKLLSAPNTPIAEFLAKAPEPPAFLVLRNAVQLLKTVDALDMWEDLTELGHHMVDLPIEPRLAKMVLYSVVLKCLDPVLTIACALAYRDPFILPNQPSQKRAAVYCRKKFSAGAYSDHMALLRAFQGWQKAKSDGWERSFCEKNFLCQATMEMIFGMRTQLLGQLRASGFVRARGGGDIRDLNTNSENWAVIKAALCAGSYPNMVRVDRENLWLTTQMEKSVRFHNTSVLGQAANPKVTVALSHAQSVTKLPTDWLVYEEISRAHRYAYVRCCTLMSPVTVAIFAGPSRLPLDALTDPNAPDNRPGGDDQFENYSDSGGEEGENNKRATTKLDDWISFKLDSEAAHLLLQLRFKWHSLFLRRMRAPAKPWSQVDEGVIRAVIGVLSSEEQALGLQQPSGIGQRPRPMSTESYGSQRGSRKNSTENQVPEPSFLALWKSNESVPVGEENKGDRFYPRTSPANREKRILKRDYRSPREFDNRSDRSSVKSASANSSQASSRTSSCTTSPCPSPNHTRGGERTPPSSASSRSGGRNTPPQRVRTPPFVSPKGGRTPQQSPNVRSDKSSPGAGVSDPNRYFILKCNNQRNLDIAMNQSIWATTPSNEKKLNKAFKDCQNVYLVFSVQGSGHFQGYARMASSISKDKVPEFSSASLGGAFQIEWIKRMSIPFQAAHHLLNPWNENKKVQISRDGQEIEPQVGEQLLKAWDRPVTILNRSPGSSRPSSRPSSGPPSKTSSPQGSPKGQRSQEQRFAGSQKSKDSVTGKSNQLPVPPVHWQTEASAESAIEGSQTEPPSTAGEAANLVLAIPQTSTSSSSSSSPQEEASLPSPSQAVVEPAQQEPPAPAVVEPSEGMPGVGCDVPPAGGEAAHPRGASPPLAVTPPPAFDPTLPMGSATPTMPDPSLPQD from the exons ATGGCGAGCCGGGGGTCAGGCCGACCGCCTCCGAGACCCAGATCTCGAAACTCTCCTCCTGTGGGTCAGCAGGGGATGGGGGAGAGGATGCACCAGGGAGGAGGGAACAG ATCTGGTATGTCTCGTCCTGGAAGCGCCTCTCCTCAGCCTCAGGGTGGGGAAGGTGGGAAGAGAGGGGGGCGACCGCCACCTCTGCACAAGAGAGAAATCTGCATTGACGAGGAGGTAAAGATTGCTGTCAGGATTGCTGTGGAGAAGTTCAGATATAACGAGAGTCAGAAAG AGTATGAATTTCCATCAAGTTTGACGTCAGTAGAGAGAGCCTTCATCCACAGATACTGTCAGAGCCTGGGAATCAAGACAAAGAGTAGAGG AAAGGGCAGCAACCGCTACCTGACAATCTTCAAGAAGGACAGCCGGACGATGGGGCTGGGTACAGCCACCTTCAGCCTGTGCCGCAGTGCCAGGCACCACACGCACACCCTCCTACAGAGGTTCCCTATCACTGGCAGGGAGAGACAAGAGCTCATGCCCAGGACTGAGAGGGGGATAGGAGAAG GACACAGTAGAGATGGGAACAGAGCTTCAGGGTTGAACGGTCGCCTGAACAACGGTATCCAGCAGGTGCCCCCTCCCCGGTCACAGTCGGAGTACGACAACTTTCGCAGGACCCTGCCTGTGGCTGTCCTCCAGGAAGTCATTGTCAAGACTGTCAATGAGAACCAGGTGGTGCTGATTGCTGGGGAAACTGGGTCAGGGAAGACTACTCAG GTCCCCCAGTTTATCTTAGATGATGCCCAACGTAGCAATCGGCCATGTCGGATCATCTGCACCCAGCCACGCAGAATCTCTGCCCTGACAGTGGCAGAGAGGGTGGCAAGTGAGAGGGGAGAGAAGATTGGACAAACTGTGGGCTACCAGATCAGACTGGAAAGCAG GGTGTCTCCGAGAACCTTGCTGACATTCTGTACCAATGGTGTGTTGCTGAGAACTCTGATGGGAGGGGACAGTGCACTGACTACCATCAcacatgtcattgtg GATGAGATCCATGAGCGAGACAGGTTTAGTGACTTCCTGCTGATCAAGCTGCGTGAGATGCTGGGCTACTTCAAGGGCCTGAAGGTTGTCCTCATGAGTGCAACCCTCAACACTGAACTGTTCCAGCAGTACTTCGGAAGCTGTCCAATCATCAATG TTTCAGGAAACCTGTTTGATGTGACAGAATTTTTCTTGGAAGATGTTTTAAGAAG CACCAACTACTCCAACCAGAAAATGCAGAAGTACAAGAAAGAGAGGGGACAAT TGGAACAACAGCAGTCCTCATTAGACCAGTGGTACCAACAGAGCGGCACCCCTGCCCCAGGAGTGGTTAGTCCCAAAGAACAGCTGACCCAGCACCTGGCTGAGAAGGACTTGGACACAGCACAGCAGGAGGACTATGAGGTCAGCGACCTACAGGACATCCCCCAG GAGAGGGATGTGAGTGAGATGGAACCCTGGCTGATACAGGAGATGGATAAGTGCATCATGACTGCCTGGCTAAAT AACGATGCCGATGCCTATGTGCAGTTGTTCCATCTCATCATGAGTGAGAATGTCAGCG tTGACTATCGGCACAGCGAGACCTGCTCCACCACCCTGATGATTGCCGCTGGTCGAGGCAACATGGCAGCAGTGGAACAGCTGTTAGCACTGGGAGCCAACATCAACCTCAGAGCACCCAACGGATT GACTGCACTTGACTGGGCAAGAAAGTTTGGCCAGACAGATACTGTGGAGGTGCTAGAAGCTTACAT AGCATCCAGTGAGATCACAGTGAGTGATGACACCCTGCTGGTGAGTGAGAGCAGCCAGTTGAGTACAGAAGACAGGGAACTGCTGAAGGCATACCACCAGAGCTTTGATGATGAACATGTGGACCTGGACCTCATCCTGTGTCTTCTCTTTAACATCTGTAGCAGCCAGGAGGAAG GAGCCATCCTGGTGTTCTTACCTGGCTATGAGGAGATAGTGACCCTGCGAGATGCCATCATGTGGGACGACAAGAGGTTCTCCGATACCAGCAG GTACCAGGTGTACACTCTACACTCTGCCATGCAGTCAGGGGACCAGAAAAGGGTTTTCCAGCAGGCTCCTGCAGGAGTCAGGAAAATT aTCCTGTCAACCAACATTGCTGAAACCAGTGTGACCATCAATGATGTGGTGTTTGTAATAGACTCAGGAAAAGTGAAAGAG AAATCCTTTGATGCTCTGACATCAGTGTCTATGCTGAAAAGCGTGTGGGTGTCTAAAGCCAGTGCCCAGCAGAGGAAGGGCAg GGCAGGGCGGTGTCGGCCAGGTGTGTGTTTCCACCTGTTCAGCAGAGTGAGGTACGAGAGCCTACAGGAGTACCAGGACCCTGAGCTGCTCAGGACTCCGCTACAG GAACTTTGTCTGCAGACCAAGCTCCTGTCTGCACCCAACACCCCCATTGCAGAGTTCCTTGCCAAGGCGCCTGAACCACCTGCTTTCCTGGTGCTGAGAAATGCTGTTCAGTTGCTGAAG ACGGTAGATGCCCTGGACATGTGGGAGGACCTGACAGAGCTGGGGCACCACATGGTGGACCTGCCCATTGAGCCCAGACTGGCCAAGATGGTGCTGTACTCTGTGGTGCTCAAATGTCTGGATCCTGTCCTCACTATCGCCTGTGCTTTGGCATACAGGGATCCCT TTATCCTGCCCAACCAGCCATCCCAGAAGCGTGCAGCTGTGTACTGTAGGAAGAAGTTCTCTGCCGGTGCTTACAGCGATCACATGGCCCTCCTGAGAGCATTTCAG GGCTGGCAGAAGGCCAAGAGTGATGGCTGGGAGCGCAGCTTCTGTGAGAAGAACTTCCTCTGCCAGGCCACCATGGAGATGATCTTCGGCATGAG GACTCAGCTGTTGGGCCAGCTGCGGGCCTCTGGGTTTGTACGCGCACGAGGAGGGGGGGACATCAGGGACCTGAACACCAACTCTGAGAACTGGGCAGTCATTAAG GCTGCCCTGTGTGCTGGGAGCTATCCCAACATGGTCAGAGTGGACAGGGAAAACCTCTGGCTGACTACACA GATGGAGAAGAGTGTTCGTTTCCACAACACATCTGTTCTCGGACAAGCGGCAAACCCAAAGGTCACAGTAGCGCTGTCCCATGCCCAGAGCGTCACCAAGCTGCCTACTGATTGGCTAGTGTATGAGGAGATCTCAAG AGCACACCGCTATGCCTATGTGCGATGCTGCACATTGATGAGTCCAGTGACAGTCGCCATATTTGCCGGCCCATCTCGTCTCCCACTGGACGCTCTGACAGACCCCAACGCCCCTGACAACAGACCTGGGG GTGACGACCAGTTTGAGAACTACAGTGACAGTGGAGGGGAGGAGGGGGAGAACAACAAGCGCGCCACTACCAAGTTAGACGACTGGATTTCATTCAAACTAGATTCAGAG GCGGCACACCTGCTGCTACAGCTGCGGTTTAAGTGGCATTCTCTCTTCCTGCGCCGTATGAGAGCACCTGCCAAGCCATGGTCACAGGTAGACGAG GGTGTTATCCGAGCTGTGATTGGTGTGCTGTCCAGCGAAGAGCAGGCCCTGGGTCTCCAACAGCCTTCTGGGATAGGGCAGAGGCCACGCCCAATGT CCACAGAGTCCTATGGATCCCAGCGAGGCAGCAGAAAGAACTCTACTGAG AACCAAGTACCTGAACCCTCCTTCCTTGCCTTGTGGAAG TCTAATGAGTCTGTGCCAGTGGGAGAGGAGAACAAGGGTGACAG GTTCTACCCACGAACCAGTCCGGCCAACAGGGAGAAGAGAATCCTGAAGAGGGATTACA GGTCTCCACGAGAGTTTGACAACCGTTCAGATCGCTCGTCGGTGAAGTCTGCGTCAGCCAACAGCAGCCAGGCCTCCAGTCGCACCAGTAGCTGTACCACCAGCCCCTGCCCCTCCCCCAACCACACCAGGGGCGGGGAGAGGACCCCACCCTCCTCTGCCTCCAGTAGGAGTGGGGGGAGAAATACACCCCCACAGCGGGTCAGGACACCCCCCTTTGTGAGCCCCAAGGGTGGGAGGACTCCACAACAGTCTCCAAATGTCAG aaGTGACAAGTCCTCGCCAGGAGCTGGTGTCTCAGATCCCAACCGTTACTTCATCCTGAAGTGTAACAACCAACGGAACCTGGACATCGCCATGAACCAGAGTATCTGGGCAACCACACCCAGCAATGAGAAGAAACTCAACAAGGCTTTTAAA GATTGCCAGAATGTCTACCTGGTGTTTTCGGTTCAAGGTAGTGGGCACTTTCAAG GGTATGCTCGCATGGCTTCCTCTATCAGTAAGGACAAGGTTCCAGAGTTCAGCTCAGCTTCTCTTGGAGGAGCCTTCCAGATAGAGTGGATTAAAAG AATGAGCATCCCGTTCCAAGCTGCCCACCACCTCCTGAACCCATGGAATGAGAACAAGAAGGTCCAGATCAGCCGGGACGGACAG GAGATTGAGCCCCAGGTGGGtgagcagctgctgaaggcctGGGATCGTCCGGTCACCATCCTCAACAGGAGCCCAGGCAGCAGTCGCCCCTCCTCACGACCTTCCTCTGGACCTCCCTCCAAAACATCCTCCCCGCAGGGCTCAcctaaaggtcagaggtcacaggaGCAGAGGTTTGCTGGCAGTCAGAAGTCGAAGGACAGTGTAACAGGGAAGAGTAACCAGCTGCCGGTTCCCCCGGTACACTGGCAGACAGAAGCTTCTGCAGAGTCTGCCATTGAGGGCAGTCAAACAGAGCCTCCATCCACTGCAGGAGAAGCTGCAAACTTAGTGCTAGCCATACCGCAGACTTCTACCTCCAGCTCCAGCAGCTCCAGCCCTCAGGAGGAGGCCAGCCTGCCCTCCCCTTCACAAGCAGTGGTAGAACCTGCACAACAGGAGCCTCCAGCCCCCGCTGTAGTGGAACCATCCGAGGGGATGCCGGGAGTCGGGTGTGACGTTCCCCCCGCTGGGGGCGAGGCAGCCCACCCCAGGGGTGCTTCACCCCCACTAGCTGTTACCCCACCACCTGCTTTTGACCCCACCTTACCCATGGGAAGCGCCACACCTACCATGCCCGACCCCTCACTCCCACAGGACTAA